One Edaphobacter flagellatus genomic region harbors:
- a CDS encoding TonB-dependent receptor → MSRTHIFAGGRRLAYLSLSVCLYLLPVYAIAQAATQEQSNDSAKSTSVTPIREEITVTGTRTPIELESSPVSQDLVSRQEIERRDIRLIDKALEQVPGVISLRARGASDNDFGLGLRGFAGRGGQVRTLILLDDQPINNSFNGSINWAIFSPSDIQRIEVARGPFSSLYGGNAMGGVINLISRRPDSRHADLFYQYGSRATDNYNVHLTDRYFDRLGVTAGYSRYKTGGYSPQGVFGTLSTSSAAAIAVNGVQQWLTTTGGNQYQIGARGAQWFKSEDLRLRFEYTFSPKVFAYVQMLHMHRGDGYGPYRNDLVSSAGAAVPSGPVSFVDNSGTTRKLSFTPSTFLGGPSGATTNYYHTQVTGELTPHWTLRITSGLNINPTFWYVTPGAAATLSAGAGTSAKQFGQSLYGNILATHTTNWGTLLFGTETRADRASSVTRNMTNWLSRDTMTNVTLNAAGKTIDQSAYMQYQSNLGDRLNLIAGGRFDFWKTYDGSNLASATAPVLTYGDRSQHALTGKVAMNYRLPGHWHLRASVGNAFRGPSVYELYYNFVITTTKYIANPDEKPERLLAYEAGVQHTFKDKYSIEATGYTNRVSDLIYRTTDYALDPTGNTRVLTNAGKSRTWGVELSSRERVLPWLELRQGYTYTNSIILDNPSLPATVGKRLPYVPAHMLTYQANLTPKRFSINWTGRYISPVYSTDTNTDTIRRVPGSYDLFFEMDGTVSYRATKNVSFVANADNMLDRRYFLYYNSLGRSVFGGVRLHF, encoded by the coding sequence ATGTCTCGTACGCATATTTTTGCGGGCGGCCGCCGCCTTGCATATCTATCCTTGTCTGTTTGCCTGTATCTCCTGCCGGTCTACGCGATAGCGCAAGCTGCTACGCAGGAGCAGAGTAACGATTCTGCAAAATCTACCTCCGTCACACCCATTCGAGAAGAGATCACTGTCACCGGCACGCGAACACCGATAGAGCTTGAAAGCTCTCCGGTATCCCAGGATCTCGTCTCCCGTCAGGAGATCGAGAGACGCGACATTCGTCTCATCGACAAAGCCCTGGAGCAGGTCCCAGGCGTTATCAGCCTGAGGGCGCGTGGAGCCTCTGACAACGATTTTGGACTGGGTTTGCGTGGCTTTGCTGGCCGTGGTGGCCAGGTCCGCACGCTGATTCTGCTTGATGACCAGCCCATCAACAACTCCTTCAATGGCTCGATCAATTGGGCGATCTTTTCGCCAAGCGACATCCAGCGTATTGAAGTTGCGCGCGGCCCGTTTTCGTCGCTCTATGGTGGTAATGCCATGGGCGGCGTCATCAACCTGATCAGCCGCAGACCCGACTCACGTCATGCCGATCTGTTTTATCAGTACGGCAGTCGAGCAACGGATAACTACAACGTTCATCTGACGGATCGCTACTTCGATCGACTCGGCGTGACCGCCGGCTACAGCCGCTATAAGACTGGAGGTTATTCGCCTCAGGGTGTCTTTGGCACGCTAAGCACGTCGAGTGCGGCAGCGATTGCTGTGAATGGAGTGCAGCAGTGGCTGACAACGACAGGAGGAAATCAGTATCAGATCGGAGCGCGAGGCGCCCAATGGTTCAAGAGCGAAGATCTGCGCCTTCGATTTGAGTACACGTTCAGCCCCAAGGTCTTTGCCTATGTGCAAATGCTGCATATGCACCGAGGAGACGGTTACGGTCCCTACCGAAATGATCTAGTGAGCTCAGCCGGAGCCGCAGTACCCAGCGGCCCTGTCAGTTTTGTCGACAACTCTGGCACTACACGCAAACTGAGCTTCACGCCGTCGACGTTTCTGGGAGGTCCTTCCGGCGCTACCACAAACTACTACCATACTCAAGTTACCGGCGAGCTGACGCCTCACTGGACGTTGCGCATCACCAGCGGCCTCAACATCAATCCAACCTTTTGGTATGTCACACCGGGGGCCGCCGCCACTTTGTCGGCTGGTGCAGGTACGTCGGCGAAACAGTTCGGCCAGTCGCTCTACGGCAACATCCTTGCGACCCACACGACCAACTGGGGAACACTTCTCTTTGGTACAGAGACCCGAGCGGACCGAGCCTCATCGGTGACTCGCAATATGACCAACTGGCTCAGCCGCGACACGATGACCAATGTCACTCTGAACGCAGCAGGCAAGACGATTGATCAATCAGCTTATATGCAGTACCAGAGCAACCTCGGCGATCGGTTGAATCTTATCGCAGGCGGACGGTTCGATTTTTGGAAGACCTATGACGGAAGCAATCTCGCGAGTGCAACAGCCCCGGTATTGACATACGGTGATCGCTCGCAGCATGCGCTAACAGGCAAAGTCGCGATGAACTATCGGCTACCGGGACATTGGCATCTGCGTGCCAGCGTCGGTAACGCGTTTCGTGGCCCATCCGTCTACGAGCTTTATTACAACTTCGTCATCACGACCACGAAATACATTGCCAACCCTGATGAAAAACCCGAACGCCTGTTGGCGTATGAGGCAGGTGTACAGCACACCTTCAAGGACAAGTACTCCATTGAAGCGACGGGATACACCAACCGCGTGTCGGATCTGATCTATCGCACTACCGACTACGCACTCGATCCAACAGGGAATACCAGGGTTCTCACAAACGCGGGCAAAAGCCGGACCTGGGGGGTGGAGCTGTCATCGCGCGAACGCGTGCTGCCGTGGCTGGAGTTACGTCAGGGCTATACCTATACCAACTCCATCATCCTCGATAACCCAAGCCTTCCCGCGACCGTAGGTAAGAGGCTGCCCTATGTGCCTGCGCACATGCTGACTTATCAAGCCAATCTGACTCCAAAGCGTTTTTCGATCAACTGGACAGGCCGCTATATCAGTCCGGTCTATTCGACCGATACCAACACGGATACGATTCGCCGCGTGCCAGGAAGCTATGACCTCTTCTTTGAGATGGATGGCACCGTGAGCTATCGCGCTACCAAGAACGTCTCGTTCGTGGCGAACGCCGACAACATGCTCGATCGTCGCTACTTCCTTTACTACAACAGCCTCGGCCGCTCTGTCTTTGGTGGCGTGCGACTGCACTTCTAG
- a CDS encoding cobaltochelatase subunit CobN, whose translation MQRFKTFVGTEACDCSILEENQLTPQRLKQARAIFMQHPSQETLERLKSAGLEALKNGTQIATDVPEFIVRNWGVDPSARLVGRLMPYWSYGGEDNMLSFLLVLYQAAGGDLKQPIPAPIKIANKGIYHPDAPKLFGTMSEYLAWYRKTKPNQGAMVTVNFFYTYLKDKDTAVVDALIRELERQGLAAAGIVGSPHSSLASAFDQPANDPIRVMMMFTLALAKPDDLHLLEKQNIHVIDLMLSHQTRVEWAAADRGVTPDRITPMLSSPEAYGATEPILVGTTEGGSKGVPSHLEPIPERVHAAAMRAKRWVALAEKQNAQKKLAIIYFNNPPGKGNIGASYLNLAPSIRAVLQTLHEAGYSTGDHLPTTDEILDQLATVGHNTENWEPGELDQMARTGRVVLVPMDEYEHWFADLPKQFRDQVVERWGSPRDAKLMVWTARDGKKSFVIPGVKLGNVFLGPQLLRASADQYTSVQHSATLPPHHGYIASFLYYRKVLGADAMIQMGRHGTLEWLPGKNAGQAGWDTAEVLLGDLPNINYYIMDGDAEAIQARRRGAAVLISHLTPMLVRAGGEERFAALNEALNRWQESHETAPALAGEYAKTALAEMDRLGLIKQLSIDTSKADEAMEKGIAFLDSVEESPLPLGLPTLGQMPSEDRMRAGLKTFLANGFLQDEMNSVKPHLDTWTEAIFSGQSITVPTDLSAKVREKSERSIGEARQWIANLRISPERELNELPKILQAEFLASGPVGDPLNNPDSLPTGRNLNQGDPNLLPTRAAWELGKRMGDELMAQYKKQHGAFPDHISMVLWQGESGRNQGAMEAEAMYLMGVRPEWNNRNAVDRLSLVPDSEMKYPRVNVLFTASGLYRDGMAEKIIMLDRAARMAAAAGENALSRQNRDTIRALVTSGMKEEDAAEIAGGRVFAEAPGSYGTGLSNFVEQSRDVDEHQTMAELYMAKVNYVYTEKTWGKTVPKLLQHQLKGNEIVMHSRSSNLYGAVDNDDVYQAMGGLRLASEAAGAKPDLVVNNLRHAGHEKVENARDFIATELNARNWNPQWIREMQKEGYAGAREMMRANEYLYGWKATAPETVAPEVWKKMYDVYVNDEYNLGLKQFMERVNPAARQAMLGRLLEVDRQGTYKFTNAQRKQMVEEYARNVARNGLACTANTCGNQTFKTDIAKQVQRLAKEQQNPILSKQFARAELKVTKTPPKPPAAMPAPDRLSPRSNSLPASLNGYRVTYVKTVNLIDSSRKFIEEHFIGFLLLWFGSVGLGTIAGLIRWKWSRMRLLSLIPR comes from the coding sequence ATGCAAAGGTTCAAGACCTTCGTCGGCACTGAAGCCTGCGATTGCTCCATTCTGGAAGAGAACCAACTCACTCCGCAACGGCTGAAACAGGCTCGTGCCATCTTTATGCAGCACCCTTCACAAGAGACGCTGGAACGTTTGAAGTCCGCCGGACTTGAAGCGTTGAAGAACGGAACCCAGATCGCTACAGACGTCCCGGAGTTTATCGTTCGCAACTGGGGAGTTGATCCGAGTGCTAGGTTAGTCGGTCGACTTATGCCCTATTGGTCCTACGGTGGCGAAGACAATATGCTCAGTTTCCTGCTGGTGTTGTACCAGGCAGCGGGAGGCGATCTGAAGCAACCGATCCCGGCTCCCATCAAAATAGCAAACAAAGGTATCTATCATCCCGATGCACCAAAGCTCTTCGGAACGATGAGTGAGTACCTTGCCTGGTATCGAAAAACAAAACCAAACCAGGGAGCCATGGTTACAGTCAACTTCTTCTACACCTACCTGAAGGACAAAGATACGGCTGTAGTCGATGCGCTCATTCGTGAGTTGGAGAGGCAAGGACTAGCCGCAGCTGGAATTGTGGGATCGCCACACTCCAGCCTGGCGTCCGCCTTCGATCAGCCTGCCAACGATCCGATCCGGGTCATGATGATGTTTACTCTGGCCCTTGCCAAACCGGACGATCTACATCTGCTGGAAAAGCAGAACATCCACGTAATAGACCTGATGCTAAGTCACCAGACACGTGTGGAGTGGGCGGCAGCGGACCGTGGCGTGACTCCCGATCGCATCACGCCTATGCTGTCGTCACCAGAAGCCTACGGAGCAACCGAACCGATTCTCGTGGGAACAACGGAGGGCGGAAGCAAGGGAGTTCCATCGCATCTTGAACCGATTCCGGAACGCGTGCACGCAGCCGCGATGCGGGCTAAGCGCTGGGTTGCTCTGGCGGAAAAGCAGAACGCTCAAAAGAAGCTGGCAATCATTTACTTCAACAACCCCCCGGGAAAAGGCAATATCGGCGCGAGCTATCTGAATCTTGCGCCTAGCATCCGAGCCGTTCTGCAGACTCTGCACGAAGCGGGTTACAGCACAGGGGATCATCTTCCAACCACAGACGAAATCCTGGATCAGCTTGCGACCGTGGGCCACAACACGGAGAACTGGGAGCCGGGCGAACTTGATCAGATGGCTCGGACAGGCCGAGTCGTGCTTGTGCCTATGGATGAGTACGAGCACTGGTTCGCGGATTTGCCGAAGCAGTTCCGCGACCAGGTTGTTGAGCGCTGGGGTAGCCCGCGCGATGCCAAACTCATGGTGTGGACCGCACGTGATGGTAAGAAGTCCTTCGTGATTCCAGGAGTAAAACTGGGCAATGTCTTTCTCGGTCCACAGCTCCTGCGTGCTTCCGCCGACCAATATACCTCTGTGCAACACAGCGCCACACTTCCGCCGCACCACGGCTACATCGCGTCGTTTCTTTATTACCGCAAGGTGCTCGGGGCCGACGCGATGATCCAAATGGGGCGACATGGAACGCTCGAATGGCTGCCGGGTAAGAACGCCGGTCAAGCCGGGTGGGACACAGCAGAGGTATTACTGGGAGATCTGCCGAATATCAACTATTACATTATGGATGGTGATGCTGAGGCGATTCAGGCACGGCGCCGAGGCGCGGCAGTGCTTATCTCGCATCTAACACCGATGCTCGTTCGAGCTGGAGGCGAAGAACGTTTCGCTGCACTTAACGAAGCGCTCAACAGATGGCAGGAATCGCATGAAACCGCACCGGCACTCGCAGGCGAATATGCGAAGACAGCACTCGCGGAGATGGACCGACTCGGATTGATCAAACAGTTGTCGATCGATACGTCCAAAGCCGATGAAGCAATGGAGAAGGGGATCGCTTTTCTCGACAGCGTTGAGGAGTCGCCGCTACCTCTTGGACTACCGACACTCGGACAGATGCCATCGGAGGACCGCATGCGCGCAGGCCTGAAGACCTTTCTTGCAAATGGCTTTCTCCAGGATGAGATGAACTCCGTGAAGCCTCATCTCGATACCTGGACGGAGGCGATCTTTAGCGGTCAATCCATTACGGTTCCAACGGATCTTTCCGCGAAGGTTCGTGAAAAGTCGGAGCGCAGCATCGGCGAAGCCCGTCAGTGGATCGCGAATCTTCGCATCTCGCCTGAACGCGAGTTAAACGAACTACCGAAGATCCTCCAAGCCGAATTTCTCGCGAGCGGTCCTGTTGGCGATCCTCTAAACAATCCTGACTCTCTGCCAACTGGACGCAATCTGAACCAGGGAGATCCGAATCTTCTTCCCACACGCGCTGCATGGGAGCTCGGCAAGCGCATGGGAGACGAGTTGATGGCGCAATACAAAAAACAGCACGGCGCCTTTCCCGATCACATCTCGATGGTGCTGTGGCAAGGCGAGTCCGGGCGAAACCAGGGAGCCATGGAAGCAGAAGCCATGTACCTGATGGGTGTGCGCCCGGAATGGAACAATCGCAATGCGGTCGATCGCCTCTCGCTGGTTCCTGACAGCGAGATGAAGTATCCGCGTGTGAACGTCCTGTTCACCGCAAGCGGCCTTTATCGCGATGGCATGGCCGAGAAGATCATCATGCTTGATCGAGCCGCGCGCATGGCCGCTGCGGCAGGAGAGAATGCATTATCTCGCCAGAACCGCGACACCATCAGGGCACTCGTCACTTCGGGTATGAAGGAAGAAGACGCGGCCGAGATTGCAGGCGGCCGCGTTTTCGCGGAAGCTCCCGGCAGCTACGGCACAGGCTTGTCAAACTTTGTCGAGCAATCGCGCGATGTCGACGAACACCAGACTATGGCTGAACTTTACATGGCCAAAGTCAACTATGTTTACACCGAGAAGACGTGGGGCAAGACTGTGCCCAAGCTACTGCAGCATCAGCTCAAAGGGAACGAGATAGTCATGCACAGTCGCTCGTCGAATCTGTATGGTGCCGTCGACAACGACGATGTCTATCAGGCGATGGGTGGCCTCCGCCTCGCTTCGGAGGCGGCGGGAGCAAAGCCCGATCTAGTCGTCAATAATCTGCGTCACGCGGGTCATGAGAAAGTAGAGAACGCCCGCGACTTCATCGCCACCGAACTCAACGCAAGAAACTGGAATCCACAATGGATTCGCGAGATGCAAAAGGAAGGATATGCAGGCGCTCGCGAGATGATGCGCGCAAATGAGTATCTCTATGGGTGGAAGGCCACAGCACCCGAAACTGTAGCACCTGAAGTGTGGAAGAAAATGTATGACGTCTATGTAAACGATGAATACAACCTTGGCCTGAAACAGTTCATGGAAAGGGTCAATCCGGCAGCGCGCCAAGCTATGCTTGGACGCCTCCTCGAGGTTGATCGGCAAGGAACCTATAAATTCACCAATGCGCAACGGAAGCAGATGGTGGAAGAGTATGCCCGAAACGTCGCTCGCAATGGATTAGCCTGCACGGCAAATACTTGTGGTAATCAGACATTCAAAACAGATATCGCGAAACAGGTGCAAAGATTAGCGAAGGAACAGCAGAATCCGATCTTAAGTAAGCAGTTTGCACGAGCCGAGCTGAAGGTGACCAAAACGCCGCCGAAACCGCCTGCAGCAATGCCTGCTCCAGACAGATTGTCGCCCCGTTCGAATTCACTACCGGCTTCGCTGAACGGCTACAGGGTTACTTACGTCAAAACAGTGAATCTGATCGACAGCTCGCGAAAGTTTATCGAAGAGCATTTCATCGGCTTCCTGCTTCTCTGGTTTGGCTCCGTCGGTCTCGGCACGATTGCCGGCCTGATTCGCTGGAAGTGGAGCAGGATGCGACTACTTTCTCTCATCCCGCGGTGA
- a CDS encoding cation transporter — MSSVDRVLVARRGRQLELLTILWGTCEAGVAIVAAIRGHSISLTGFGIDSVIEVVSASVLMWRMSQELDSRKRHHAEYVSQCVAGTCLVLLGVYILMESLWSLAHHSSSQPTKLGIAVTSAALVGMPMLARAKKRVGRTLNSNAMMSDARQTDFCSYQAAIVLLGLSVQAVFGWAWADSIAGLFLVPIILHAAILSFQGKNCCNH, encoded by the coding sequence ATGAGTTCAGTTGATCGGGTGTTGGTGGCGCGGAGGGGCCGTCAGTTGGAGTTACTGACGATTCTTTGGGGTACGTGTGAAGCGGGCGTCGCAATCGTGGCAGCCATCCGCGGACACAGCATCTCTCTGACGGGATTTGGAATTGACAGCGTCATCGAGGTCGTCTCCGCTTCGGTTCTTATGTGGCGTATGTCACAGGAGTTGGACTCCCGAAAGCGGCATCACGCCGAGTACGTGAGCCAGTGTGTCGCCGGGACATGTCTGGTTTTGCTAGGGGTGTATATCTTGATGGAGTCTTTGTGGTCACTCGCCCACCATTCGTCATCTCAGCCAACTAAGTTGGGCATCGCGGTGACCTCCGCGGCATTAGTTGGCATGCCCATGTTAGCTCGAGCAAAGAAGAGGGTCGGCAGAACACTGAATAGCAATGCCATGATGTCGGACGCACGCCAAACCGACTTCTGCTCGTACCAGGCGGCCATCGTGTTATTAGGTCTCTCGGTTCAAGCAGTCTTTGGTTGGGCATGGGCAGACAGTATCGCAGGACTTTTCTTGGTGCCGATCATCCTCCATGCAGCGATCCTCTCGTTTCAGGGAAAGAATTGCTGCAACCATTAG
- a CDS encoding amidohydrolase/deacetylase family metallohydrolase — translation MANTNRCRAILCVFLALPCLVAGQEGRRGQPLPPNPLPYDLLIKGGHLVDDKNKIDAVRDLGIKDGKVAAVAEHLDSNDALKTIDVTGLYVTPGLIDIHTHVYAGTGERGSYAGDLSVYPDGFTLRNGVTTIVDAGSSGWRNFDDFKAKVIDRSKTRVLAELNIVGAGMRGSKYEDNLDDMDGQLTGEKAKQFPGVIVGVKSAHFTGPEWKPYDQAVIAGNLANIPVMIDYGARRIERPLLELVSTHLRPGDIYTHCFSGLRGEQDPQTGLASQALLTMKKRGIYCDVGHGGGSFAWTVAAPIVRSGYLPDSISTDLHVGSMNNGMKDLLNVADKLMALGETMPEVIAQMTSHPAHEIKQEQLGNLSVGSVADVAVLSVESGRFGFVDMYNTKMMGTKKLVCELTLRSGKVVYDLNGISADMWDATEHSADDRQSSRWTTFNERPFGATHGQRFPPSTPVGQPVPSPRK, via the coding sequence ATGGCAAACACAAATCGATGCCGCGCCATTCTCTGCGTATTTCTTGCTTTACCATGCCTCGTTGCCGGCCAGGAGGGACGTCGCGGACAGCCCCTTCCTCCAAATCCACTGCCATACGATCTCTTAATCAAGGGTGGTCATCTTGTCGACGACAAGAACAAGATCGATGCCGTGCGTGATCTGGGCATCAAGGATGGTAAGGTCGCGGCGGTCGCGGAGCACCTTGATTCAAACGATGCACTCAAAACGATCGATGTCACGGGGCTCTATGTTACGCCAGGGCTCATCGATATCCATACTCATGTCTACGCGGGAACGGGGGAGCGCGGTTCTTATGCCGGTGATCTTTCCGTATATCCGGATGGCTTCACTTTGCGCAACGGTGTTACGACCATTGTCGATGCGGGAAGTTCAGGCTGGCGAAACTTTGACGACTTCAAGGCCAAGGTTATCGATCGATCCAAGACCCGGGTTCTTGCAGAATTGAATATCGTCGGAGCAGGGATGCGTGGCTCGAAATATGAGGACAACCTCGATGATATGGACGGACAGCTCACTGGGGAAAAAGCTAAGCAATTTCCCGGTGTCATCGTGGGGGTAAAGAGCGCCCACTTTACCGGTCCGGAATGGAAGCCTTACGATCAAGCCGTAATCGCCGGTAACCTTGCCAACATTCCGGTGATGATTGACTACGGCGCCCGCCGCATCGAACGTCCACTGTTGGAACTGGTTTCCACACACCTTCGGCCCGGCGACATCTACACACACTGTTTTTCCGGTCTCCGGGGCGAACAGGATCCGCAGACAGGCCTCGCCTCGCAGGCGCTTCTCACTATGAAAAAGCGGGGCATCTACTGTGACGTTGGTCATGGTGGCGGCTCATTCGCGTGGACAGTGGCGGCACCTATCGTCAGGAGCGGCTATCTGCCGGACTCCATCTCCACCGATCTTCACGTTGGCTCGATGAACAACGGTATGAAAGACCTCTTAAACGTAGCCGATAAGTTGATGGCGCTCGGTGAGACAATGCCGGAGGTCATTGCGCAGATGACCTCGCATCCCGCGCACGAGATCAAGCAAGAACAACTCGGCAATCTGTCTGTCGGCTCGGTGGCTGACGTGGCGGTGCTTTCCGTGGAATCGGGAAGATTCGGTTTCGTCGATATGTACAACACGAAGATGATGGGGACGAAGAAGCTTGTCTGCGAACTAACCCTTCGCAGTGGCAAAGTCGTCTACGACCTGAACGGTATTTCGGCGGATATGTGGGACGCCACGGAGCACTCGGCGGATGACCGCCAGTCATCGCGCTGGACAACGTTCAACGAGCGACCCTTCGGCGCAACTCATGGACAGCGGTTTCCGCCGTCAACACCGGTTGGGCAGCCAGTACCATCGCCCAGAAAATAG
- a CDS encoding DUF3299 domain-containing protein: MKRIARILATVLLADLLLAAPPGAVTVGWSTLKTLTSAQTSSPARALDNKLVSVPGFMVPLEDDADQVTEFILVPFAGACIHVPPPPPNQMIYVKLQHNKKTKMSFTEPISVTGRLHVTTVDSPYGDISFSMDGESVGPYTE, encoded by the coding sequence TTGAAAAGAATCGCTCGCATCCTCGCTACTGTTCTCTTAGCCGATCTGCTTCTGGCTGCCCCGCCCGGGGCAGTTACAGTCGGCTGGTCTACTCTCAAGACGCTCACTTCCGCGCAAACAAGCTCTCCTGCGCGGGCCTTGGATAACAAACTGGTCTCCGTCCCCGGTTTCATGGTTCCACTCGAGGATGATGCAGATCAGGTGACAGAGTTCATCCTGGTCCCCTTTGCAGGTGCCTGTATCCATGTTCCGCCCCCACCCCCGAATCAGATGATCTACGTCAAACTGCAACACAACAAGAAGACGAAGATGTCATTCACCGAGCCGATCTCCGTCACGGGCAGACTTCATGTCACCACGGTCGACAGCCCGTATGGCGACATCTCATTTTCTATGGATGGCGAGAGTGTCGGCCCCTACACCGAATAG
- a CDS encoding ABC transporter ATP-binding protein, with protein sequence MSAPTPNSEDMTTTPAISLENVQFAYKPKEPILRIDQLRIARGRHVFLHGPSGSGKTTLLSLISGVLVPQKGSITVLGQDLTQLSGSARDKLRGSQMGYIFQGFNLLPYLTVAENIALPCYLHAARRGRITAPSVSEEVVRLAYYLDIHHQLQEPVAHLSTGEQQRVAIARAVIGAPALVIADEPTSSLDPDRRDAFLALLMEMIGAARKHNDVGTTLLFVSHDPALRAHFDEALSLATITGRERMEEAPTV encoded by the coding sequence GTGTCGGCCCCTACACCGAATAGCGAAGACATGACGACCACGCCAGCCATCTCCTTGGAGAACGTCCAATTTGCATATAAGCCCAAGGAGCCCATTCTGCGCATCGATCAACTGAGGATCGCACGCGGTCGACACGTATTCTTGCATGGTCCTTCTGGCAGCGGAAAGACCACGCTGCTCTCGCTCATCTCCGGAGTTCTTGTTCCGCAAAAAGGAAGCATTACGGTCCTGGGACAGGATCTTACGCAGCTATCCGGTTCCGCGCGAGACAAGCTGCGCGGTTCGCAGATGGGGTATATCTTCCAGGGTTTCAATCTCCTTCCGTACCTCACGGTGGCGGAAAATATTGCTCTGCCTTGCTATCTGCACGCTGCGCGCCGTGGACGCATTACCGCGCCGAGCGTGTCGGAAGAGGTCGTCCGACTCGCCTACTATCTAGATATTCATCATCAGCTCCAGGAGCCGGTCGCCCATTTGTCCACTGGAGAACAACAGCGTGTGGCGATTGCCCGCGCCGTCATCGGTGCGCCTGCGCTCGTGATTGCCGATGAACCCACCTCTTCGCTCGACCCTGACCGTCGCGATGCCTTCCTCGCGCTTCTTATGGAGATGATTGGCGCGGCCCGAAAACATAACGATGTCGGAACGACGCTTTTGTTTGTATCGCACGATCCGGCTCTCCGTGCACACTTCGACGAGGCGTTGTCACTCGCAACAATAACCGGGAGAGAAAGAATGGAAGAGGCGCCAACCGTATGA
- a CDS encoding ABC transporter permease: protein MTPLHIAVKSLCARKLSTILAIFSIALSVMLLVGVDRLREATQLGFSGTLSHTDLIVGARGGGLPLLLSSIFHIGNASNNVSWESYQHFAHHPAVAWTIPMSMGDSYHGYRVVATDDNFYAHYQYRGDKSLHFVEGHRPGGIFDIVLGADVSRRLRIPIGQRIVVAHGIEERSIFNHRTTPFTVVGILASTGTPVDRAVYIPLLGEEAMHFGWTGGTPPAIGEDVPPLDPYKLKVDTITCFLVGLHSRVSTLYLQREINNYKGEPLTAIIPAYTLQELWGLFDYADTALSLVSGAVLVVGLLAMLIALYTSLNERRREIAILRAVGLPMRQIFALFILESTLIAAAGTAFGIAAVYLLLLGLHSCIESRLGLPIAFVGLSTRVEVYALCAILCGALLGIVPACRAYRNSLIDGLNAP, encoded by the coding sequence ATGACTCCGCTTCATATAGCCGTCAAATCCTTGTGTGCTCGCAAGCTCAGTACCATTCTTGCGATCTTCTCTATCGCGTTGTCGGTCATGCTTCTGGTTGGTGTCGACCGTCTGAGAGAGGCCACACAGCTTGGATTTTCCGGAACGCTCTCTCATACAGATCTCATCGTCGGCGCACGTGGTGGCGGTCTGCCTCTTCTGCTCTCCAGCATCTTCCACATCGGAAACGCCTCAAACAACGTCTCATGGGAATCGTACCAACACTTCGCACATCATCCTGCGGTCGCCTGGACCATCCCCATGTCAATGGGAGACTCGTATCACGGATACCGCGTTGTGGCGACGGATGATAACTTCTACGCACACTATCAATATCGCGGGGATAAATCTCTACATTTCGTAGAGGGGCATCGCCCAGGCGGGATCTTCGATATCGTTCTGGGCGCGGACGTCAGCCGACGTCTTCGCATTCCGATAGGACAACGGATTGTAGTCGCACACGGCATCGAGGAAAGATCGATATTCAATCACCGCACGACTCCTTTCACCGTAGTCGGCATCCTTGCGTCAACCGGGACGCCCGTCGATCGCGCCGTTTACATTCCGTTGCTTGGAGAGGAGGCCATGCACTTCGGCTGGACTGGCGGTACGCCGCCAGCCATTGGCGAAGATGTGCCGCCACTCGATCCTTACAAGCTCAAAGTCGACACGATTACCTGCTTTCTGGTTGGTCTGCACTCCCGAGTAAGCACTCTCTATCTGCAGCGGGAGATAAACAACTATAAAGGTGAACCGCTCACCGCTATTATTCCGGCTTACACGCTGCAGGAACTTTGGGGTCTCTTCGATTACGCAGACACAGCGCTCTCGCTCGTCTCCGGAGCCGTCCTTGTTGTCGGTCTACTCGCCATGCTCATCGCACTTTACACGAGCCTCAACGAGCGTCGTCGCGAGATCGCCATCCTAAGGGCGGTTGGTTTGCCGATGCGTCAAATCTTTGCGCTCTTCATCCTCGAATCCACACTGATCGCAGCTGCTGGCACAGCTTTTGGCATAGCCGCGGTTTACCTCTTGCTTCTTGGTTTGCACAGTTGCATCGAGAGCCGCCTAGGCCTGCCAATCGCATTTGTCGGTCTATCCACTCGGGTGGAAGTCTATGCTCTTTGTGCCATCTTGTGCGGCGCTCTGCTCGGTATAGTCCCCGCATGTCGTGCCTATCGCAACTCGCTGATCGATGGGCTAAATGCACCTTAA